In Haemorhous mexicanus isolate bHaeMex1 chromosome 6, bHaeMex1.pri, whole genome shotgun sequence, a single window of DNA contains:
- the LOC132328300 gene encoding uncharacterized protein LOC132328300: protein MRSEQDSHGAGWTGALGAGRAPRRPWGRSPGGSGDRRCRGREVPGPAKRRTHSAGDNGGVRVATATARPDPQAHEPANQNRSPSRCPAPAPPGRVRLVSALLIGRCGPAGLGLARVRAGRGCARRAVPSGHAPSLIGTGAATAADMSVSPEDIVRLGQHRQTQLSALSFLCSKHSSRLFANSSAMRFSSGELDEWLTAGGDSVITQRTWDCRTESLHPRDKSCY, encoded by the exons ATGCGATCAGAGCAGGATTCCCACGGGGCTGGAT GGACGGGTGCCTTGGGGGCGGGTCGGGCGCCGCGCCGGCCCTGGGGAAGATCCCCGGGTGGTTCTGGAGACCGGAGATGCCGGGGCCGGGAGGTCCCCGGGCCGGCAAAGCGCCGGACGCACTCTGCTGGGGACAATGGCGGCGTCAGGGTCGCCACGGCGACCGCCCGCCCCGACCCCCAGGCCCACGAACCAGCCAATCAGAATCGTTCTCCCTCCCGCTGCCCCGCCCCGGCTCCTCCCGGCCGCGTCCGTCTCGTGTCCGCCCTCCTGATTGGCCGCTGCGGCCCAGCCGGGCTGGGATTGGCGCGGGTGCGCGCGGGCCGCGGGTGCGCGCGCAGGGCGGTCCCCTCGGGGCACGCACCGTCCCTCATAGGCACGGGAGCCGCCACGGCCGCGGACATGTCGGTGTCCCCCGAGGATATTgtgaggctggggcagcacaggcagacacagctctcagctctctcctttctctgctccaAACACAGCTCTCGGCTTTTTGCAAACTCCTCTGCCATGAGGTTTTCTTCAGGAGAACTCGACGAGTGGCTCACAGCAGGTGGAGATTCAGTTATTACACAGAGAA cCTGGGACTGCAGGACTGAATCTTTGCATCCAAGAGACAAGAGTTGTTATTAA